The DNA region ACTTAAAACTTATAACTTACAACTTACAACCCCAATAATTATTTTGGGATATACACTATTAGAAAATTTAGAACAAGTTGTAACGAACGGTTTTCATCAAGTAGTGGCAAATTATGAAACTCTAGAAAAGTTGGGCGAGGTTAGTTCAAGGTTACAAAAACCAGCTTTTGTGCATTTGAAAATAGAAACTGGAACTTCTCGTCAAGGAATTTGGTTAAAGGAATTGGATAAATACTTGAATTTAATTTCACAAAATACTTTTATTGAATTAGCCGGTGTTTCAACTCATTTTGCTAATATTGAAGATACAACTGATCATAATTACGCTAAAAGCCAATTAGAAAAATTTAAGGAAGCTGTTCGGTATATAGAAAATAAAGGTTTTCAAAATTTTCTTAAACACACAGCTTGTAGTGCAGCTACAGTTTTATTTCCGGAAACGTATTTTGATTTAGTTAGAATTGGAATCAGTATGTATGGAATGTGGTCATCAACTGAAACTCAGGTCAGCGCCATGCAAAAGGGGATTAATATTGATTTACGGCCGGCGTTAACCTGGAAAACTAAAGTTGCACATTTGAAAACTTTGCCGGCCGGTGCTTCGGTTAGTTATGGGTGTACGGAAAAATTAACTTCAATAACCAAAGTCGCAGTTTTACCAATCGGGTATTGGGATGGTTTTGATAGGGGACTTTCCAGTGTGGGCAATGTTTTGGTTCGTGGTCAGCGTTGTCGCGTAATTGGTCGTGTGTGTATGAACATGGTCGTGGTTGACGTTAATCATATTTCAGAAATTCAGCTTGAAGATGAAGTTGTTCTTTTGGGTCAGCAGGCAAGTGAAACGATTACCGCCGAAGAAATTGCCCGCAAGATTGGTACGATTAACTACGAGGTTGTGACGCGGATTAATCCTTTAATTAGAAGGGTGAAGGAGGGAGAAGAAGGCAGTAGGAGCGTTAACAAAGTCGATGAATCAAGTAAACCTTTTTATAAAACAATGGCAGTCTGGCAAAGTATTGAACAACTAAATGAAATAGTTAATGATGTTTTGATTTGCATTCACAAAAATGAATTTAAGTGCAGAAGCCAGATAGCAAATGCTAATGATTCAATCGGTTCAAATTTTGTTGAAGGCTACTACTCGGGTTATATTAAAGAGTATATTCGGTTTTTGAAGTATAGCCGGCGGTCAGGTCAGGAATTATATTCAAGGGTAACTAATTTATTTATTCGAAAGGTTATTGGAAATAATTTATACACTGGATTTGACGACCGTTGTAAGAAAACTATGTTTTTAATTGATAAAACTCGCTATGGTTTGGAAAACAAAGTTAAGTTAAATGAGAAAATTTCTAATCAAAATTAGCCAAGATAAGACCCTTCTTCTACCTCCTTCTCCCTCCTTCGTATGTCTAAAATAAGCTCCAAGTACCAAAAAGACTTTAAAAACATGGATTACAAAAATCCACGTTTGATTAGAGATAAAGAAAACAAAAAGAATCGTTTATTTAAATTTGTGGGCTGGTTAATGGCAATTGCAGTAATTGGATTATTGTATCTTCTGTTTTTTTCGCCAGTATTTAAAATTCAAAGCCTGGAAATTAATGGATTGGAAAAAATCAAACCTGAAAATATTAATAAAATAATTGATGAATATCGTTATGATAAAAGTTGGTTAGTTTTTTCTCATAACAACTTTTGGTCATTTCAAAAAAGTGAAATAAAAACAAAAATTTATAATCATTATTATTTTGAAGAATTTGAAATAAAAAAGAAATGGCCCAACGAGATCATTATTAATTTAAAAGAAAAGAAATCTGCGATAAATTGGTTGACCAAGAATCTTTGTTATCATTTGGATTTAACCGGTTTAGCTATTGAGTACTGTGAGGAAAGTAATGGCTATTTGACTATTCGTGATTTGCATGATCAGGGTTTAGAGGTGGGGGAGGTGGCACTTTCTGCGAAGGACCTTGATTATATTAGGGACATGTTCGCACAATTAAATGTTGTTGTCGGAGAAGCACTTCACTTGATTAATATTGAAAAACAGGATAATCTATTAACTATCACGTCAGAAGAGGGAATAGAACTTCGACTTAATAGTAATTTAACAGTTCAGGAGCAGATCACCAGGTTGCGCACATTACTTAGTCAGCCGGAAGTTAAAGGTAATTTAACCAATCTGAAATATATTGACCTTCGTTTTGGTGAAAAGATTTATTATCAATAAGGAGGGGACATGGATAGACGACCAGGAGTTGTTCTTGACCGATTGCACAAGGCGTTTGATATACTCCGAAGAGAAGATTTTTACACAGCTCCAGGATTGAACAAGGGAAGTTTTGCTAAAACAAAACAGTATGTTCAAGATCGGGCCAAGGCTTCAGGTAAACAGTTCTCAATATTTTGGGCTTTGCAAGATCAATTGAATTATGAGCAAAGTTCGGGTGGGTCAGATTTTTATCTTTGCTGTGTGACGGCCTCTGAGTATTTTTCTTCAAGTGATGAACGGTTGATCGAAGAGAAAGTAAAGAATGCGTTTGCTTGTCTTGGAATAGTTTTTGAGTGGAATGGTCGTTTGCTTTATAAAATATTAATCAAGGGTGTCCGGCATAGACGTGATCGTTTGTGCTAGAAGTGGTTAGTGTGTAAATATGATTTACATGCAAGTCTGGTTAATCCCAGCACGTAGTGGAGTGGAGTAACCGTGTATCATTGATACGCGGTTTTTTATTATAATTAAAAAGTCAGAATGTTGAGCGAATTACAAATGTGGGTCACTACTCACCACTCACTACTCTGAGATTTTACGACACTTAAAAAAGATGGCCGGTTGAAAAGTGGGGAAGGTTAAAGTTGGTTTACTTTTGTTAAAACATGAAAATGGGGCAGGTAATTGAAACTCTAAAAATTTGTGGATTTTTCACTATAGTTGATTTAAATACAAAAATTCACAATTCACAATGCATAATAAAACTAATTTAGTATCAAAAGATCAAACAATAAATCAACAATACGCAATGTCTGATACACAATGAAGTTATATGTAAAATACGGTGCTTTTGAGGTGAAATACCCTATTTTGAGGCTATAATTAACGTTAAATTCTTGTGTAAATTTAGCCAATAAGCGACCCTCAAAATCGAGCTGTACGGGGCGCAAAATTCAATTGAATACTAGCGTACCTGTAAACATCTTTCTTTTGCGTAAATTTGCGTAAGATGTTGTTATAATTCGGTATTTGATATTCTTTAAGTGTTTGTAGTTATTAGCAGGTGTTTGGTGGTAGATATTTGGTATTCTTTGAGCTTCTGTGGATACTATTTGGTATTGGTTATTGGATATTTGGTGTTGTTGTGCTACATTGTAAGTGGACGTCTCTTAATTAGCATTATGCGACACGCGTGCAATATTAAATACACAATACCCAATATTCAATACATACTATATGAAAAAAGTTAACTCACCTATTATAAAATTGATTCCGGATTTTCTAGATTACATTGATGTAGAAAAGGGTTTAAGTCCAAAAACTCAGGAAAATTATGCGCGTTTTCTCAAGCGCTTTGAAAACTGGCTAAACGTCAAGAAAATGAATAGCCTACTCCCACACGAGCTTACGAAAGAAATAATTTGGAAATACAGAATATTTTTGGCAAGACAAACCACCTCCAGGCAAACCAAGATAAATTTAAGCAAAAAAACTCAGAATTTTTATTTAATTGCTTTGCGATCATTGTTGTCGTATTTTGTTGATAAAGACATCATCTCCCTACCTCCTGATAAAATTAGCTTGGCAAAACAAGAAAAAAATCCTTCAGTTCACTTTCTTTCTCTTGATAAAGTAAAAAAATTACTGGATTCACCTTCCCAAAAAAATGTTCAAGGGTTACGAGATAAAGCTATCTTGGAAACTTTATTTTCTTCAGGTATGAGAGTTTCTGAATTAGTGGCCTTGAATCGTAATGAGGTTAGTGTAAAAAACACAGATAAGGTTTTTGAATTACCAATTAAAGGCAAAGGTAATAAAACCAGAACTGTTTATTTTTCAATTCGCGCTGTTAATGCAATTAGAGCTTATGTCTCTGAGCGAACTGATATTGAGCCTGCATTATTCATTAATTTTTCAGTTATAAAGAAAGCTGCGACTTCGCGTCGATTAACCACTCGCTCAGTAGAAAGGATTGTAAAGAAATACGTTAAATTAGCTGGATTACACTTAAAAACTACTCCACACACGTTAAGACATTCCTTTGCTACAGACTTGCTTAATAATGGCGTAGATCTTCGTTTGGTTCAAGAATTTCTTGGTCATTCTGACATTTCAACTACTCAAATTTACACCCACGTAACTAACAAAAAACTGAGTGATGTTTACAATAAATTCCATGCAAAAAGCAGTTAAATTTTATCCACATTTTTTTTTTTTACTCTTTGTTACTATTAGTAAAAATGGTATAATTAAAACATAAATAAGCAGTCATCTATGGCAACATTGTCAATGGATTTTTAGCTGTTACAAAAGTCTAACTAACTTAATATTTTTGTTATGAAAAAATTTTGGCGAATGATTGGAGGGCTCTATGTGTATCTTAAAAAGAATAAAAGACTTGCTCCCCTACTTCTGGCAATTGTGTTTATAGTCCAGTTTATTTTGATAATAATTATGTCAATTCAATTAAGTGCAACTCAAAGAAATGTTCTAGCTTTTAAGGATGCTTCATTACGGCGCCAAAATCAGATTTATAGCATAGTTTACATGCTCAACTCTCGTGTAAATCAACTTTTAGAAAAAAAATAAAAATTTATATATAAAACTAATTAAAATCAAATTAAAATTAACTTAATTTAAACTTATGAGAAAAATTGCAAAAAACAAATTATTCACCAGCTTCATTGCTATGACAACAATTGTCTGGGCAATGGGATTAGCTGGTGTGCTTGCTCCCCTACTGCCTGCTCAGGCAGCTATTACTACAGCTGCTACGGAAAACAGAATATTTTCAACCTGGGATATGAGTGGTGGGATGATGAGTGATATCGCAGCTTTTAAAATTACTGCTGACGAAGGTGAAACTCTAAATTCAATCAAAGTTCGCTTCACCAGTACTTTTGGTAGTGCTACTCCAGGTGCAATGCTTTCCGCTTTTGCCGCTGCTGGAGCTGAAAACGCAACAGATAATCAAGCTTTGTCCATTTATAAGGATGCTAATGGTAACGGTTGGTTTGATCCAGCTGGTGGTGATACCGTAATGGCATGGGAAGCTCAACCAGAATGGTCAACTGATAAGGGTGGTGGAACTTATGACGCAACTTTGGATATTGTTGATGATACATTACTAACAAGTTATGCTAGCGATTGGAACTATTTTGTTCATATGCAAATGGCTGCCTCCCCTGCCGCAGGAAAATCATTTAAGTTCCAATTTCAGACAGGTGTTGGCGGAACAATTGTTACTTCTGGAGCCTCTCCAAATATTACTGCGTTTGAAACAAACTCAATTAATAGTATTGGTGGCGGTGGTGGTGACTATATAGTTGCACCACGAATTACCCAAGCGTATTTTAATGGTCCAACTGGGATTCTTTTGGATTTTGATATGGATATGAGTACTACGTCCGTAAATTGTGATGAAGGCGATGTTGTTGGAAGTTGTTCAAGTAAATATACATTATTTACCAAGGATGGTACAGATACTCAAACAATTATTGGTGCTTCCCGAGATGGTTCCGACCATACACTTGTTTCTTTAACTGCCCATAGTGCCGCTAGAATTGGTTTAACTCCTGAAGATTACTTGGTTATCAGTACTGACCCCGCACAAGCACCTAGAGCGGAAGCTAGTGGAATGAATTACAATGATGATTCAAGCCTTCAGTTCCATTCATCTCCTGGTTTTGTTTTAATTTCTGAGGTCAAGTTGGCTGGAGCAAATACCACTGATGAGTTTATTGAATTGTACATTGCTTCTCCTCCTGGTGGCCCAATTAATTTAAATGGATATAAAATTAAGGCGTTAAATGCAAATACTTACAAAACATTGGCAACTCTTGGTGCAACCGCGTTAGATTCGGGCAAACACTATTTGTTGGCGAATAGTGCGTATAATTATAATAATGCAGTTGATGGCGTTGATATGGTTGCAGACGCAACTTTTACGGGCGATTTGGTTGACGGTGATACCATAGTTTTAACTAATTCTGACGATACGGTCGTTGATATAGTTGGTATTGGTAATGGAGCAAAGATTTATCAGGGCACAGCACCTGCTATATTTCCATATACTAATACCTCTATTGAACGAAAAGCACTTTACAGCTCAAATGCTCAAGGCATGGCAACGACTGATGCTCTTAGTGGAAACGGTTATAACAGTTTGAACAATGTTTATGATTTTGTAAATAGGATTACACCAGACCCTCAGCCTTCGTCAGCACCGCAAGAAATGTCTGGGATGCAGGGTGGTGAATATGTTAATAACACACCAACAATTGAGCATATGCCGATAGCTATGGCAATTGCTGGTCAATCAATTACTATCGACGCAAATATTTATGACGTTGAAGACCCATTCTCAGTATTAGCAACTAAACAGTTATGTTATAAAGCTCCTAATGGGTCATGGCCGGGAGATTGTGTTACTGGAATTGATAAAGGCGAAAATAGGGCGGAATTTTTTATACCAGCTTCAGCTGTTACGGTAAATGGATTGCATTACTATATAGAGGCTATTGATCGAGGTGGTGCAGCTGGTTACGCGTCTGCAAATCCATCAGCTACAACCGCAGTTTTAGCGCAATCAAGTCCATTTGTCATAACAATTTCAGCAACTTCTGGATCACGAATGATTAGTGGAACAGTGTATGGGTCTGACTGTAGTTCTCCAATTGCTAATGCTAATATTAATGTAAGAGGAACAGGCTATAGTGCAACAAGCTCAGGCGCTGGTTTATTTACTGTTACAGGTGTTCCAGATGGAACATACAACCTAGCATCTTCAGCTGGAGGTTTTCTGGATAGTGAGATTTGGGGTGTTTCGGTAAATGAAAATAATCCAAATTCTGATGGTTGGGTGTTTTGTTTATCTCAAGGTGCCGGTGGTCAAGGTGGTAATGGCGATGCACCAAGGGTAATGATGTCTATGCCAGATGATGGTATGATGGGTGCTCCAATTGATGTCGTTATAGATCGCGCACCAATGTTTGTTATGTTTGATAAGTCAATGGACGGCGCGACAATTGAATGTACAGATTGTGATGCAGCTACGGCAAATATAAAATTAAAAAAAATCAGTGGTGGCTCTGTTACTAATGTTACCGGTTATAATGTAAGTATTGACGAAGGCGCTGGAGCAACCAGTCGAGGTCAAACAGTCCCTTTTGGCGGTTCAGGTGGTAACCCTGTAGCAGTGATTGATAAGGTCGCTTTATTGGACGTAGGCACTGACTATGTAATTGAAGTTATGCCTGCGGTTAAGGATATGTTTGGAAATCCACTTGAAGGTAATAGACCAGGTGGAGGCCATTCTGTAATGTTTACTACCCAGTCAACAAGTAATAATTTTAGTGGTAGTTCTGGATTTGACTTTACCGAAGACGAAAGTTTTTGGCAAACAGGCGATTTCTCTAGCATGACACAGGATGCTGGATATGCGACTATGATGGGTAATTTTGATTCAGATAAAGGCATGTGGGCTGGTGGTGCATATAGTCCCCTATACGTTTATGGCTCTCAACCATCCCCAGGTAGCTGGAATGTAGCAACAAATTTAATCAAGATTATTGTTGAGTTTAGTGAAGCAATTGATTCCAATAGTGTTAATTTAGGAACGTTTAATTTATATTCTGTTAGTGGTGGAACTTATACGGACGTAACAAGTACTTATATTGTTGATACTACGTTAAGTACAAACAAAAAATATGTAATGATGGGGGTTAATGGACCATTGCCTGTTGGTGAATACGAGATTAGAGTAAAGGGTGGTGTTCGTGGAACTTCTGGTATTACACTTGGTGA from Candidatus Falkowbacteria bacterium includes:
- the alr gene encoding alanine racemase, with product MQPKTWVEISQANLVHNIEQFRHRIGNNVKICGVVKSNAYGHGLVEVAQVIEDKVDWLAVDSANEALQLLKTYNLQLTTPIIILGYTLLENLEQVVTNGFHQVVANYETLEKLGEVSSRLQKPAFVHLKIETGTSRQGIWLKELDKYLNLISQNTFIELAGVSTHFANIEDTTDHNYAKSQLEKFKEAVRYIENKGFQNFLKHTACSAATVLFPETYFDLVRIGISMYGMWSSTETQVSAMQKGINIDLRPALTWKTKVAHLKTLPAGASVSYGCTEKLTSITKVAVLPIGYWDGFDRGLSSVGNVLVRGQRCRVIGRVCMNMVVVDVNHISEIQLEDEVVLLGQQASETITAEEIARKIGTINYEVVTRINPLIRRVKEGEEGSRSVNKVDESSKPFYKTMAVWQSIEQLNEIVNDVLICIHKNEFKCRSQIANANDSIGSNFVEGYYSGYIKEYIRFLKYSRRSGQELYSRVTNLFIRKVIGNNLYTGFDDRCKKTMFLIDKTRYGLENKVKLNEKISNQN
- a CDS encoding FtsQ-type POTRA domain-containing protein — encoded protein: MSKISSKYQKDFKNMDYKNPRLIRDKENKKNRLFKFVGWLMAIAVIGLLYLLFFSPVFKIQSLEINGLEKIKPENINKIIDEYRYDKSWLVFSHNNFWSFQKSEIKTKIYNHYYFEEFEIKKKWPNEIIINLKEKKSAINWLTKNLCYHLDLTGLAIEYCEESNGYLTIRDLHDQGLEVGEVALSAKDLDYIRDMFAQLNVVVGEALHLINIEKQDNLLTITSEEGIELRLNSNLTVQEQITRLRTLLSQPEVKGNLTNLKYIDLRFGEKIYYQ
- a CDS encoding tyrosine-type recombinase/integrase, translated to MKKVNSPIIKLIPDFLDYIDVEKGLSPKTQENYARFLKRFENWLNVKKMNSLLPHELTKEIIWKYRIFLARQTTSRQTKINLSKKTQNFYLIALRSLLSYFVDKDIISLPPDKISLAKQEKNPSVHFLSLDKVKKLLDSPSQKNVQGLRDKAILETLFSSGMRVSELVALNRNEVSVKNTDKVFELPIKGKGNKTRTVYFSIRAVNAIRAYVSERTDIEPALFINFSVIKKAATSRRLTTRSVERIVKKYVKLAGLHLKTTPHTLRHSFATDLLNNGVDLRLVQEFLGHSDISTTQIYTHVTNKKLSDVYNKFHAKSS